A stretch of the Papaver somniferum cultivar HN1 chromosome 6, ASM357369v1, whole genome shotgun sequence genome encodes the following:
- the LOC113287621 gene encoding beta-glucuronosyltransferase GlcAT14A-like, giving the protein MGAINIEKKWVLSFFISSFICVFLLVTSFNLGLVSSLDRINSIFSIFSRGVSGNQTDNPAFIETKLKQPPPPPAAPSVPRFAYLVSGSKGDLEKLWRTLKALYHPWNHYIVHLDLESSVEERLELASRVEREPIFVKTGNVYMIKKANMVTYRGPTMVSNTLHASAILLRKSKEWDWFINLSASDYPLVTQDDLLSTFMTVNRTLNFIEHTSRLGWKEGQRAKPVIIDPGLYGTTKQDVFWTTEKREVPTAYKLFTGSAWMILSRSFVEYIIWGWDNLPRTLLMYYSNFLSSPEGYFHTIICNVPEFAETAVNHDMHYISWDNPPKQHPHVLNINDTFKMIRSGAPFARKFKRDDPVLDKIDKDLLHRENNSFTPGGWCSGNPPCSEVGEPNKLKPGPGARRLGTLMSRIVYSPRFNQTQCK; this is encoded by the exons ATGGGAGCCATAAATATTGAGAAGAAATGGGTGCTTTCTTTCTTCATAAGCTCCTTTATATGTGTCTTTCTCCTTGTTACTTCTTTCAACCTAGGTCTTGTTTCTTCATTAGATAGAATCAattcaattttttcaattttctCAAGAGGTGTATCTGGGAACCAAACAGACAATCCTGCCTTTATTGAAACAAAACTTAAACAacctcctccaccaccagcaGCACCTTCTGTTCCACGATTTGCTTATCTGGTTTCTGGATCAAAGGGTGATCTAGAGAAGCTTTGGAGAACTCTAAAAGCTTTATATCATCCATGGAATCATTACATAGTGCATCTGGACTTAGAGTCATCGGTTGAAGAGAGATTGGAGCTTGCTTCTCGGGTAGAGAGGGAACCAATTTTCGTCAAGACTGGGAATGTTTACATGATAAAGAAAGCAAACATGGTCACTTACAGAGGACCCACGATGGTTTCCAATACACTTCATGCGTCTGCAATTCTTCTCAGGAAAAGCAAAGAATGGGACTGGTTTATAAATCTTAGCGCCTCGGATTACCCTCTTGTGACACAAGATG ATCTTCTCTCCACTTTTATGACAGTGAACAGAACACTGAATTTTATAGAACACACAAGTCGGTTAGGGTGGAAGGA GGGTCAAAGGGCAAAACCTGTCATTATTGATCCAGGGCTATATGGAACAACAAAACAGGATGTTTTCTGGACTACAGAAAAAAGAGAGGTGCCAACAGCATATAAACTGTTTACAG GTTCAGCATGGATGATTCTATCTCGTTCGTTTGTGGAATATATTATATGGGGCTGGGATAACTTGCCAAGAACACTCCTTATGTACTACTCCAACTTCTTATCTTCTCCTGAAGGGTATTTCCACACAATCATCTGCAATGTGCCCGAATTCGCAGAAACTGCAGTCAACCATGATATGCATTATATTTCATGGGACAATCCCCCAAAACAGCATCCTCATGTTCTGAACATAAATGACACTTTTAAGATGATTCGCAGTGGTGCTCCATTTGCTCGGAAATTTAAGCGAGATGACCCCGTCTTGGATAAGATCGACAAAGATCTTCTTCACCGCGAAAATAACAGCTTCACTCCAGGGGGTTGGTGTTCTGGCAACCCTCCATGTTCTGAGGTTGGGGAGCCTAATAAGCTCAAACCAGGACCAGGAGCGCGTAGACTTGGCACCCTCATGTCTCGAATAGTCTATTCCCCGAGATTTAATCAAACCCAGTGTAAATAA